The proteins below are encoded in one region of Girardinichthys multiradiatus isolate DD_20200921_A chromosome 19, DD_fGirMul_XY1, whole genome shotgun sequence:
- the vcpkmt gene encoding protein-lysine methyltransferase METTL21D isoform X2, which produces MPTVSTLANMAAEIEASKYFVREIEKNDGCVLRMKQCYIGDVGCVVWDAAIVLSKYLETKQFYNPSAGANVWCGRTVVELGAGTGVVGLMAATLGAQVMVTDLEDLQSLLDANIQENKSLIKSGSISAKVLKWGEDVSELLPPPHYILMADCIYYEQDERAERNKHPSKFCDASNVSAAGPPSTKDQKPVGGMWGAYAHSVYWSAGGDLEAAFWTRDLHYLLL; this is translated from the exons ATGCCAACCGTTTCAACTTTGGCCAACATGGCGGCGGAAATAGAGGCCAGCAAATATTTTGTGAGAGAAATTGAAAAGAATGACGGTTGCGTGTTAAGAATGAAGCAGTGCTACATAGGGGACGTCGGTTGTGTGGTCTGGGATGCAGCTATCGTTCTGTCTAAATATTTAGAGACTAAACAGTTTTATAACCCGTCGGCAGGAGCCAACGTGTGGTGTGGCAGGACTGTGGTGGAGTTGGGAGCTGGGACAGGAGTCGTTGGTCTGATGGCAGCAACACTCGG TGCTCAAGTCATGGTAACAGACCTAGAAGATTTGCAGAGCCTCCTCGATGCGAATATTCAAGAAAATAAGTCACTCATCAAAAGTGGGTCCATATCTGCCAAGGTACTGAAATG GGGTGAGGATGTGTCAGAGCTATTGCCTCCTCCTCATTACATTCTCATGGCAGACTGCATATATTATGAGCAG GATGAGAGAGCAGAACGAAATAAGCATCCTTCAAAGTTCTGTGATGCCTCAAACGTTAGCGCCGCTGGCCCTCCCTCCACCAAAGACCAGAAACCAGTGGGGGGAATGTGGGGCGCATATGCGCACTCAG TCTATTGGTCCGCTGGTGGAGACCTTGAAGCAGCTTTCTGGACCAGAGACCTCCATTATCTGCTGCTATGA
- the vcpkmt gene encoding protein-lysine methyltransferase METTL21D isoform X3: MPTVSTLANMAAEIEASKYFVREIEKNDGCVLRMKQCYIGDVGCVVWDAAIVLSKYLETKQFYNPSAGANVWCGRTVVELGAGTGVVGLMAATLGAQVMVTDLEDLQSLLDANIQENKSLIKSGSISAKSIGPLVETLKQLSGPETSIICCYEQRTEGINPEVEGKFFELLQQNFSCEKIPSDKQDPEFSCPDIHILHIRRKD, translated from the exons ATGCCAACCGTTTCAACTTTGGCCAACATGGCGGCGGAAATAGAGGCCAGCAAATATTTTGTGAGAGAAATTGAAAAGAATGACGGTTGCGTGTTAAGAATGAAGCAGTGCTACATAGGGGACGTCGGTTGTGTGGTCTGGGATGCAGCTATCGTTCTGTCTAAATATTTAGAGACTAAACAGTTTTATAACCCGTCGGCAGGAGCCAACGTGTGGTGTGGCAGGACTGTGGTGGAGTTGGGAGCTGGGACAGGAGTCGTTGGTCTGATGGCAGCAACACTCGG TGCTCAAGTCATGGTAACAGACCTAGAAGATTTGCAGAGCCTCCTCGATGCGAATATTCAAGAAAATAAGTCACTCATCAAAAGTGGGTCCATATCTGCCAAG TCTATTGGTCCGCTGGTGGAGACCTTGAAGCAGCTTTCTGGACCAGAGACCTCCATTATCTGCTGCTATGAGCAACGCACCGAGGGCATTAACCCAGAAGTAGAAGGAAAGTTTTTTGAG ttgctGCAACAAAATTTCAGTTGTGAGAAGATCCCTTCTGACAAACAGGACCCAGAGTTCAGCTGTCCTGACATCCACATTCTACACATTCGAAGAAAAGACTGA
- the vcpkmt gene encoding protein-lysine methyltransferase METTL21D isoform X1 — translation MPTVSTLANMAAEIEASKYFVREIEKNDGCVLRMKQCYIGDVGCVVWDAAIVLSKYLETKQFYNPSAGANVWCGRTVVELGAGTGVVGLMAATLGAQVMVTDLEDLQSLLDANIQENKSLIKSGSISAKVLKWGEDVSELLPPPHYILMADCIYYEQSIGPLVETLKQLSGPETSIICCYEQRTEGINPEVEGKFFELLQQNFSCEKIPSDKQDPEFSCPDIHILHIRRKD, via the exons ATGCCAACCGTTTCAACTTTGGCCAACATGGCGGCGGAAATAGAGGCCAGCAAATATTTTGTGAGAGAAATTGAAAAGAATGACGGTTGCGTGTTAAGAATGAAGCAGTGCTACATAGGGGACGTCGGTTGTGTGGTCTGGGATGCAGCTATCGTTCTGTCTAAATATTTAGAGACTAAACAGTTTTATAACCCGTCGGCAGGAGCCAACGTGTGGTGTGGCAGGACTGTGGTGGAGTTGGGAGCTGGGACAGGAGTCGTTGGTCTGATGGCAGCAACACTCGG TGCTCAAGTCATGGTAACAGACCTAGAAGATTTGCAGAGCCTCCTCGATGCGAATATTCAAGAAAATAAGTCACTCATCAAAAGTGGGTCCATATCTGCCAAGGTACTGAAATG GGGTGAGGATGTGTCAGAGCTATTGCCTCCTCCTCATTACATTCTCATGGCAGACTGCATATATTATGAGCAG TCTATTGGTCCGCTGGTGGAGACCTTGAAGCAGCTTTCTGGACCAGAGACCTCCATTATCTGCTGCTATGAGCAACGCACCGAGGGCATTAACCCAGAAGTAGAAGGAAAGTTTTTTGAG ttgctGCAACAAAATTTCAGTTGTGAGAAGATCCCTTCTGACAAACAGGACCCAGAGTTCAGCTGTCCTGACATCCACATTCTACACATTCGAAGAAAAGACTGA